From Brassica oleracea var. oleracea cultivar TO1000 chromosome C3, BOL, whole genome shotgun sequence, a single genomic window includes:
- the LOC106332571 gene encoding protein FANTASTIC FOUR 4-like — translation MATVVYQGFQSHFESQHFEPRALRLRLSSPNNPHSSTPLKSHFLDSSITPQDNISTTKATSKTESWSFLESISNSSSDDKDKKTLLPPYVHTPSSRRTFSDESLALCTESLGSETGSDVINDQDLFSVTSELQTTETRTTTTRTSRQDRKRNMMASLPPPLTSMRGLDSIQVKSHRENGRLVMTAMKPLPRNRCLQDRSYGCVRLAILIDSNGHIETETREGEEETVEILRDSEEEIPQYEEEEEVEVKVIKNTQRSNRCHEGDLENKGFLNWESFCVATS, via the coding sequence ATGGCAACTGTTGTATACCAAGGGTTTCAGTCTCATTTTGAGTCTCAACACTTTGAGCCAAGAGCTCTAAGACTTAGACTCTCTTCTCCCAACAATCCTCACTCATCCACACCTCTCAAATCCCATTTCCTAGACTCATCCATCACTCCACAAGACAATATTTCTACCACTAAAGCTACCTCTAAGACAGAAAGTTGGAGCTTCCTCGAGTCCATCTCAAACTCGAGCTCTGATGACAAAGACAAGAAGACATTATTACCACCCTACGTTCATACTCCATCTTCTCGTAGAACTTTTAGTGATGAGAGCTTAGCATTGTGCACTGAAAGCCTCGGTAGCGAGACGGGCTCTGATGTCATTAACGATCAAGATTTGTTCTCGGTTACATCCGAGTTACAAACCACTGAAACTAGAACAACGACAACAAGAACATCACGACAAGATAGGAAGAGGAACATGATGGCTTCTCTTCCACCTCCTTTGACGAGTATGAGAGGTCTTGATAGCATTCAAGTCAAGTCTCACCGTGAGAATGGAAGATTGGTAATGACGGCCATGAAACCTCTGCCCCGCAATAGATGCTTACAGGACCGAAGTTATGGCTGCGTCCGACTAGCCATCTTGATTGATTCTAATGGCCATATAGAGACAGAGACCAGAGAAGGAGAAGAAGAAACAGTTGAGATATTGAGAGATAGCGAAGAAGAGATTCCACAATACGAGGAAGAAGAAGAAGTTGAAGTGAAGGTTATCAAGAACACTCAAAGATCAAATAGATGTCATGAAGGTGATCTAGAAAACAAAGGATTTCTAAATTGGGAATCTTTCTGTGTTGCCACTTCCTAA